From Microplitis mediator isolate UGA2020A chromosome 11, iyMicMedi2.1, whole genome shotgun sequence, one genomic window encodes:
- the LOC130677319 gene encoding uncharacterized protein LOC130677319 isoform X2: protein MVSCNYSQSQLFFMDLVRISLNGFSTSVAVRINDNDKRIQIIDNSKGIAYQDLENFGTNNKKIHNIDTNINEIIFKMHQIPLVIFMTKSENSQYSYTKIFKFGRALKVRKILDRPINGITTTIYFGNNVYEKGFLNRKNFKEILENFALDYPQVSFTMRDDVRQKIIMGIKKKSSDQLQKYKIIKKSKYSTTNLFNLKFDNTYPKNNINAIIDVLFHNKITECTEIDMDKQTIPSSEDHQLKFDNKINYDKKKSIPMEVSRDLDNISGEWSDWILDSPNNYSYSINNDEKYLKNYCNSEKQCYSFLPKKLNKVLRTGGQRLFNHQLSNESDNEHNFSFHSCRRENLDDVRICKNKRIFSEISIDKNSLQQIKVLRQINFEYIAGIVEQNNERLLILIDQHAMDERIRYENLLEDDPVISYKGHRNGTFFVININKTFIEYLIL, encoded by the exons ATGGTTAGTTGCAATTATTCACAATCTCagcttttttttatggacttg GTTAGGATTTCATTAAACGGTTTCTCAACATCTGTAGCTGTTAGgattaatgataatgataaaagaATCCAAATAATCGATAATAGTAAGGGTATTGCTTATCAagatttagaaaattttggaacaaataacaaaaaaattcataatatcGACACCAATATtaacgaaattatttttaaaatgcatCAAATAcctttagtaatttttatgacaaaGTCTGAAAATTCACAATACTCTTATacaaaa atttttaaatttggtcGCGCGTTGAaagtcagaaaaattttagatcgtCCTATAAACGGTATAACTACAACGATTTATTTTGGCAATAATGTATACGAAAAGggatttttaaatcgaaaaaattttaaagaaatacttgaaaattttgcTTTAGATTATCCTCAg gTCTCATTCACTATGCGTGATGATGttagacaaaaaataattatgggtataaaaaaaaaatcctcagatCAATTgcagaaatataaaattatcaaaaaatccaaatattcCACtaccaatttatttaatttgaaatttgataaCACTTAtcctaaaaataatataaatgcaATAATTGATGTGTTGTTTCACAACAAAATAACTGAGTGTACAGAGATTGATATGGATAAGCAAACAATACCGTCGTCTGAAGAccatcaattaaaatttgacaacaaaattaattatgataaaaaaaagtctattcCGATGGAAGTGTCACGTGATTTAGATAATATTAGTGGCGAATGGTCTGACTGGATTTTAGATTCTcccaataattattcatattcaataaataatgatgaaaaatatcttaaaaattattgtaattcagAAAAACAATGTTATAGTTTTttgccaaaaaaattaaataaagtattacGGACTGGTGGTCAACGTTTATTCAATCATCAGTTGAGCAATGAATCCGACAATGAACATAACTTCAGTTTTCATTCATGTCGTCGAGAAAATTTAGATGATGTAAggatttgtaaaaataaaaggatATTTTCCGAAATATCTATAGACAAAAATTCATTACAACAAATTaag gTGTTGCGgcaaattaattttgagtACATTGCTGGTATAGTTGAGCAAAATAATGAAAGAttactaattttaattgatcaaCATGCCATGGATGAACGTATTcgttatgagaatctattggaag
- the LOC130677319 gene encoding DNA mismatch repair protein Mlh3-like isoform X1 produces MVSCNYSQSQLFFMDLVRISLNGFSTSVAVRINDNDKRIQIIDNSKGIAYQDLENFGTNNKKIHNIDTNINEIIFKMHQIPLVIFMTKSENSQYSYTKIFKFGRALKVRKILDRPINGITTTIYFGNNVYEKGFLNRKNFKEILENFALDYPQVSFTMRDDVRQKIIMGIKKKSSDQLQKYKIIKKSKYSTTNLFNLKFDNTYPKNNINAIIDVLFHNKITECTEIDMDKQTIPSSEDHQLKFDNKINYDKKKSIPMEVSRDLDNISGEWSDWILDSPNNYSYSINNDEKYLKNYCNSEKQCYSFLPKKLNKVLRTGGQRLFNHQLSNESDNEHNFSFHSCRRENLDDVRICKNKRIFSEISIDKNSLQQIKVLRQINFEYIAGIVEQNNERLLILIDQHAMDERIRYENLLEDYKFQNEFISVLLKHPIKIITLPKNYCNLLLNKYDDIKNFGLNIVNSNFYHENSDNGGHNNATLIVTAVPKCFLFKKMYSEISLRELTEKLLIEIAEKLINKIGINTLPLTIHNVIASEACHGAIKFGDPLNVNQCNDLLKYWIKTDLPNRCAHGRPAIIPLLTFKHKYFNNNT; encoded by the exons ATGGTTAGTTGCAATTATTCACAATCTCagcttttttttatggacttg GTTAGGATTTCATTAAACGGTTTCTCAACATCTGTAGCTGTTAGgattaatgataatgataaaagaATCCAAATAATCGATAATAGTAAGGGTATTGCTTATCAagatttagaaaattttggaacaaataacaaaaaaattcataatatcGACACCAATATtaacgaaattatttttaaaatgcatCAAATAcctttagtaatttttatgacaaaGTCTGAAAATTCACAATACTCTTATacaaaa atttttaaatttggtcGCGCGTTGAaagtcagaaaaattttagatcgtCCTATAAACGGTATAACTACAACGATTTATTTTGGCAATAATGTATACGAAAAGggatttttaaatcgaaaaaattttaaagaaatacttgaaaattttgcTTTAGATTATCCTCAg gTCTCATTCACTATGCGTGATGATGttagacaaaaaataattatgggtataaaaaaaaaatcctcagatCAATTgcagaaatataaaattatcaaaaaatccaaatattcCACtaccaatttatttaatttgaaatttgataaCACTTAtcctaaaaataatataaatgcaATAATTGATGTGTTGTTTCACAACAAAATAACTGAGTGTACAGAGATTGATATGGATAAGCAAACAATACCGTCGTCTGAAGAccatcaattaaaatttgacaacaaaattaattatgataaaaaaaagtctattcCGATGGAAGTGTCACGTGATTTAGATAATATTAGTGGCGAATGGTCTGACTGGATTTTAGATTCTcccaataattattcatattcaataaataatgatgaaaaatatcttaaaaattattgtaattcagAAAAACAATGTTATAGTTTTttgccaaaaaaattaaataaagtattacGGACTGGTGGTCAACGTTTATTCAATCATCAGTTGAGCAATGAATCCGACAATGAACATAACTTCAGTTTTCATTCATGTCGTCGAGAAAATTTAGATGATGTAAggatttgtaaaaataaaaggatATTTTCCGAAATATCTATAGACAAAAATTCATTACAACAAATTaag gTGTTGCGgcaaattaattttgagtACATTGCTGGTATAGTTGAGCAAAATAATGAAAGAttactaattttaattgatcaaCATGCCATGGATGAACGTATTcgttatgagaatctattggaag actataaatttcaaaatgaatttatatcagtgcttttaaaacatccaataaaaataattactctgCCAAAAAACTAttgcaatttattattaaataaatatgatgatataaaaaattttggattgaATATCGtaaactcaaatttttatcatgaaaACAGTGACAATGGTGGCCATAATAATGCTACATTAATAGTAACGGCTGTTCcgaaatgttttttatttaaaaaaatgtatagtgAAATTAGTTTAAGAGAGTTAACGGAAAAACTTTTGATAGAAATAGCAGaaaagttgataaataaaattggaaTCAATACATTACCATTGACGATACATAACGTTATTGCATCAGAAGCTTGTCATG